A portion of the Channa argus isolate prfri chromosome 19, Channa argus male v1.0, whole genome shotgun sequence genome contains these proteins:
- the mak gene encoding serine/threonine-protein kinase MAK isoform X6, translating into MFSEKEIRNIMFQVLSGLAFVHKHGFFHRDMKPENLLCMGPELVKIADFGLAREIRSKPPYTDYVSTRWYRAPEVLLRSSTYSSPIDLWAIGCIMAELYTLRPLFPGNSEVDEIFKICQVLGTVKKTDWPEGYQLASAMNFRFPQCVPTHLKTLIPNASNEAIALMRDLLQWDPKKRPTAIQALRYPYFQVGQVLGPHPQSQEVKKVQARPLVQEQASESKADPQQASSDSKASTTSSKNQQEHKPLQQIPLPQAEIKPGGLSHAKAASLGTENSAAIGMLKSGRRRWGQIVSKTSDSWEELDPSETAASNSKKPSLGNVEEEKSPKEHNTQPKDQKPLYSFSTVTKLPNNIKIGQIDTNIPGSAARQHYLSQSRYLPGLIAKHQSSSGDKELNGMTLRDLWENSSNTVHKPLAPIGGGLSLSRTNAEESASKSVDSPPETTFVKERMLEKIELSKGNFVSAKYNLPSGYFPSFQKKEVGSVGQRIQLAPLAGQHTISLSSSPDSKKDKPKLVKLKPISNSSLSETNEDYEDWRKRTDRTQMKGSNYSALRKTSGNLLSRTPAVQPVHGRVDWTSKYGGNR; encoded by the exons ATGTTCTCAGAGAAAGAAATTAGGAACATCATGTTTCAAGTGCTGTCTGGGTTGGCTTTTGTGCATAAGCATG GTTTCTTTCACCGAGATATGAAACCAGAGAATCTATTATGCATGGGTCCAGAATTGGTCAAAATAGCTGATTTTGGACTGGCCAGAGAAATCCGCTCCAAACCTCCTTACACAGACTACGTGTCAACCAGATG GTACCGAGCTCCAGAGGTCCTGCTCAGGTCATCTACCTACAGCTCTCCTATTGACCTGTGGGCTATAGGCTGCATCATGGCTGAACTCTACACACTCAGACCTCTTTTCCCTGGCAACAGTGAAGTGGATGAGATCTTTAAGATCTGCCAAGTCTTGGGCACAGTGAAAAAG ACAGACTGGCCAGAGGGCTACCAACTAGCTTCTGCTATGAACTTTCGCTTCCCCCAGTGTGTGCCGACCCACCTGAAGACCCTGATCCCGAATGCCAGTAATGAGGCTATTGCTCTCATGAGGGACCTACTACAGTGGGACCCCAAAAAAAGACCCACTGCTATACAG GCCTTGCGTTATCCATACTTCCAAGTCGGGCAGGTCCTGGGGCCTCATCCTCAAAGCCAGGAGGTTAAGAAGGTCCAAGCCAGGCCACTGGTCCAGGAGCAGGCCTCAGAGTCCAAAGCTGATCCCCAGCAGGCTTCCTCTGATTCCAAAGCCTCCACAACTTCCTCCAAGAATCAACAGGAGCATAAGCCTCTTCAGCAGATCCCCCTGCCTCAAGCTGAGATTAAACCAGGAGGTCTCAGTCATGCA AAAGCAGCCTCACTGGGCACTGAGAACTCTGCTGCGATTGGGATGTTAAAGAGCGGTCGTCGTCGCTGGGGCCAGATAGTATCCAAGACCTCAGACAGCTGGGAGGAACTCGACCCATCGGAAACAGCTGCCTCCAACTCCAAGAAACCCAGTCTGGGAAATGTAGAAGAGGAGAAGAGCCCAAAGGAGCACAACACACA gCCCAAGGACCAGAAACCCCTGTATTCTTTCAGCACAGTTACAAAGCTAcccaacaatattaaaataggCCAAATAGACACTAATATTCCTGGATCTGCTGCAAGGCAGCACTATCTCAGCCAGTCACGTTACTTGCCAG GCTTGATCGCCAAGCATCAGTCTTCCTCGGGAGACAAGGAGTTGAATGGCATGACGTTACGGGACCTGTGGGAAAACTCCTCAAACACTGTACATAAACCACTTGCTCCAATTGGAGGAGGACTGTCTCTCTCAAGAACCAATGCAG AGGAGAGTGCCTCTAAGTCTGTGGATAGCCCACCAGAGACAACATTTGTTAAAGAACGAATGCTGGAGAAAATTGAACTTTCTAAAG GGAACTTTGTGAGCGCTAAGTATAACCTCCCCAGTGGTTACTTCCCTTCATTCCAGAAGAAAGAGGTTGGATCAGTTGGACAGAGAATCCAACTTGCCCCTTTGGCTGGCCAGCACACAA tcagcctttcttcttctcctgatagtaaaaaagacaaaccaaaatTGGTAAAGCTCAAGCCCATATCCAACTCATCACTGAGTGAAACGAATGAAG ATTACGAAGActggaggaagaggacagaCAGGACTCAGATGAAGGGGAGCAACTACTCAGCTCTGAGAAAAACCTCTGGGAATCTCCTGAGTAGAACTCCTGCTGTACAGCCTGTCCATGGAAGGGTGGACTGGACGTCCAAATATGGAGGAAATCGGTAG
- the mak gene encoding serine/threonine-protein kinase MAK isoform X3 has protein sequence MNRYTTTKQLGDGTYGSVLMGRSNESGELVAIKRMKRKFYSWEECMNLREVKSLKKLNHANVVKLKEVIRENDQLYFVFEYMKENLYQLMKDREDKMFSEKEIRNIMFQVLSGLAFVHKHGFFHRDMKPENLLCMGPELVKIADFGLAREIRSKPPYTDYVSTRWYRAPEVLLRSSTYSSPIDLWAIGCIMAELYTLRPLFPGNSEVDEIFKICQVLGTVKKTDWPEGYQLASAMNFRFPQCVPTHLKTLIPNASNEAIALMRDLLQWDPKKRPTAIQALRYPYFQVGQVLGPHPQSQEVKKVQARPLVQEQASESKADPQQASSDSKASTTSSKNQQEHKPLQQIPLPQAEIKPGGLSHAKAASLGTENSAAIGMLKSGRRRWGQIVSKTSDSWEELDPSETAASNSKKPSLGNVEEEKSPKEHNTQPKDQKPLYSFSTVTKLPNNIKIGQIDTNIPGSAARQHYLSQSRYLPGLIAKHQSSSGDKELNGMTLRDLWENSSNTVHKPLAPIGGGLSLSRTNAGNFVSAKYNLPSGYFPSFQKKEVGSVGQRIQLAPLAGQHTISLSSSPDSKKDKPKLVKLKPISNSSLSETNEDYEDWRKRTDRTQMKGSNYSALRKTSGNLLSRTPAVQPVHGRVDWTSKYGGNR, from the exons ATGAATCGTTATACTACAACGAAGCAGCTGGGTGATGGCACCTATGGCAGTGTGTTAATGGGGAGAAGCAACGAGTCTGGAGAACTGGTGGCTATCAAGAG gatgaagaggaagtttTACTCATGGGAAGAATGTATGAATCTCAGAGAAGTGAAA TCCCTGAAGAAGCTGAACCATGCAAACGTGGTGAAACTGAAGGAGGTCATCAGAGAGAATGATCAGCTATACTTTGTCTTCGAGTACATGAAGGAGAATCTCTACCAGCTTATGAAGGACAG AGAAGATAAGATGTTCTCAGAGAAAGAAATTAGGAACATCATGTTTCAAGTGCTGTCTGGGTTGGCTTTTGTGCATAAGCATG GTTTCTTTCACCGAGATATGAAACCAGAGAATCTATTATGCATGGGTCCAGAATTGGTCAAAATAGCTGATTTTGGACTGGCCAGAGAAATCCGCTCCAAACCTCCTTACACAGACTACGTGTCAACCAGATG GTACCGAGCTCCAGAGGTCCTGCTCAGGTCATCTACCTACAGCTCTCCTATTGACCTGTGGGCTATAGGCTGCATCATGGCTGAACTCTACACACTCAGACCTCTTTTCCCTGGCAACAGTGAAGTGGATGAGATCTTTAAGATCTGCCAAGTCTTGGGCACAGTGAAAAAG ACAGACTGGCCAGAGGGCTACCAACTAGCTTCTGCTATGAACTTTCGCTTCCCCCAGTGTGTGCCGACCCACCTGAAGACCCTGATCCCGAATGCCAGTAATGAGGCTATTGCTCTCATGAGGGACCTACTACAGTGGGACCCCAAAAAAAGACCCACTGCTATACAG GCCTTGCGTTATCCATACTTCCAAGTCGGGCAGGTCCTGGGGCCTCATCCTCAAAGCCAGGAGGTTAAGAAGGTCCAAGCCAGGCCACTGGTCCAGGAGCAGGCCTCAGAGTCCAAAGCTGATCCCCAGCAGGCTTCCTCTGATTCCAAAGCCTCCACAACTTCCTCCAAGAATCAACAGGAGCATAAGCCTCTTCAGCAGATCCCCCTGCCTCAAGCTGAGATTAAACCAGGAGGTCTCAGTCATGCA AAAGCAGCCTCACTGGGCACTGAGAACTCTGCTGCGATTGGGATGTTAAAGAGCGGTCGTCGTCGCTGGGGCCAGATAGTATCCAAGACCTCAGACAGCTGGGAGGAACTCGACCCATCGGAAACAGCTGCCTCCAACTCCAAGAAACCCAGTCTGGGAAATGTAGAAGAGGAGAAGAGCCCAAAGGAGCACAACACACA gCCCAAGGACCAGAAACCCCTGTATTCTTTCAGCACAGTTACAAAGCTAcccaacaatattaaaataggCCAAATAGACACTAATATTCCTGGATCTGCTGCAAGGCAGCACTATCTCAGCCAGTCACGTTACTTGCCAG GCTTGATCGCCAAGCATCAGTCTTCCTCGGGAGACAAGGAGTTGAATGGCATGACGTTACGGGACCTGTGGGAAAACTCCTCAAACACTGTACATAAACCACTTGCTCCAATTGGAGGAGGACTGTCTCTCTCAAGAACCAATGCAG GGAACTTTGTGAGCGCTAAGTATAACCTCCCCAGTGGTTACTTCCCTTCATTCCAGAAGAAAGAGGTTGGATCAGTTGGACAGAGAATCCAACTTGCCCCTTTGGCTGGCCAGCACACAA tcagcctttcttcttctcctgatagtaaaaaagacaaaccaaaatTGGTAAAGCTCAAGCCCATATCCAACTCATCACTGAGTGAAACGAATGAAG ATTACGAAGActggaggaagaggacagaCAGGACTCAGATGAAGGGGAGCAACTACTCAGCTCTGAGAAAAACCTCTGGGAATCTCCTGAGTAGAACTCCTGCTGTACAGCCTGTCCATGGAAGGGTGGACTGGACGTCCAAATATGGAGGAAATCGGTAG